In one Pleomorphomonas sp. T1.2MG-36 genomic region, the following are encoded:
- a CDS encoding peptidylprolyl isomerase, whose protein sequence is MLDSMRRGANTLPAKIFLGLLTLSFIGWGVGSRLGTSHTDTLATVGDTKITLGEFQLAYQRQSQALARQLGQAMTPDMARAIGLPQRILGTLMADATVADMAAATGLGVSDDRLAQGIADDPQLRPQGAESFNRNYFTELLNQSGLNEAMFIAQRRTAELRWQLSSGLVGGLTVPKTMVGAMYRYQNEARDIRYLTLARAQVEPIGKPADDVLAKWYEENKAKFRAPEFRSIETLALTPDAVADPSTVSEADVSREYERTKDQYGAPEQRRIQQLFFAAPEEAAAAVAKLKSGTSFDQLITDIGSKPEDVDLGLLSRDKVLDPAVAEAAFGLALNVPSEPVKSSFGTVLLRVTTIEPAHTKALAEVAPEIRKTIATKAAERSVMEMHDEIEDALAGGATLQEVANRFKLKLVTAEIDPEGNGTDGLPVAGLPDQAQLLKAAFTAEEGGENEPLSVNRGFIWYNVIKVVPGRDRTLDEVKDKAIIAWTDDEAQVRLTAKAEEMAKALKSGTSIDDLAKTALVEVETATGVTRKAEDAGLGQEGVIAAFAGPKGHVAAIPGLDGTRIVLTVAQVVNPPMPEGAGDSIVIADQAATDVSQDLYAQYLGAAQEKLGTTVNQSLLNAVVGSSNAN, encoded by the coding sequence GTTCCAGCTTGCCTACCAGCGGCAATCGCAGGCGCTGGCCCGTCAGCTCGGCCAGGCGATGACGCCTGACATGGCGCGCGCCATTGGTTTGCCCCAGAGGATACTCGGCACCCTGATGGCCGATGCGACGGTGGCCGACATGGCCGCCGCCACCGGCCTCGGCGTATCCGACGACCGCTTGGCCCAGGGCATTGCAGACGATCCGCAGTTGAGGCCGCAGGGAGCCGAGAGCTTCAATCGCAACTATTTCACCGAGCTTCTCAACCAGAGCGGTCTCAACGAGGCCATGTTCATCGCCCAGCGGCGCACCGCAGAGCTGCGGTGGCAGCTGTCGTCGGGTCTGGTCGGCGGCCTGACGGTGCCGAAGACCATGGTCGGCGCCATGTATCGCTATCAGAACGAAGCGCGCGACATCCGCTATCTCACGCTGGCTCGCGCCCAGGTGGAGCCGATCGGCAAACCGGCCGACGACGTGCTTGCCAAGTGGTACGAGGAGAACAAGGCCAAGTTCCGGGCGCCGGAGTTCCGCTCCATCGAGACGCTTGCGCTGACCCCCGACGCGGTTGCCGATCCTTCGACCGTCTCCGAGGCGGACGTGTCTCGCGAATACGAGCGCACCAAGGACCAGTACGGCGCGCCCGAGCAGCGCCGTATCCAGCAGCTGTTCTTCGCCGCGCCGGAAGAGGCTGCAGCTGCAGTGGCAAAACTCAAGTCCGGCACGAGCTTCGACCAGCTCATCACGGATATCGGCTCCAAGCCTGAAGACGTGGATCTCGGTCTGCTCTCCCGCGACAAGGTGCTCGATCCGGCGGTGGCCGAGGCGGCTTTCGGCTTGGCACTCAACGTTCCGAGCGAGCCGGTGAAGTCGTCCTTCGGCACCGTTTTGCTGCGCGTCACCACCATCGAGCCGGCGCATACCAAGGCGCTGGCCGAGGTGGCGCCCGAGATCCGCAAGACGATTGCCACCAAGGCGGCCGAACGCTCCGTGATGGAAATGCACGACGAGATCGAGGACGCCCTGGCCGGTGGCGCGACGTTGCAGGAGGTGGCGAACCGCTTCAAGCTGAAGCTCGTGACGGCTGAGATCGATCCGGAAGGAAATGGCACCGACGGCCTGCCTGTGGCCGGTCTGCCCGATCAGGCTCAGCTTTTGAAGGCTGCCTTCACGGCCGAAGAGGGGGGCGAGAACGAGCCGCTGTCCGTCAACCGCGGCTTCATCTGGTACAACGTGATCAAGGTGGTCCCGGGCCGCGACCGCACGCTGGATGAGGTGAAGGACAAGGCGATCATCGCCTGGACCGACGACGAGGCTCAAGTTCGGCTGACGGCCAAGGCCGAGGAAATGGCAAAGGCGCTGAAGTCCGGGACGTCGATCGACGACCTTGCCAAGACCGCTTTGGTGGAAGTCGAGACCGCCACGGGCGTGACGCGCAAGGCGGAGGATGCCGGCCTGGGACAGGAAGGCGTGATCGCCGCTTTCGCCGGTCCCAAGGGGCACGTGGCCGCAATCCCCGGCCTTGATGGCACGCGCATCGTGCTGACGGTCGCCCAGGTCGTCAATCCGCCGATGCCCGAAGGGGCGGGCGACTCGATCGTCATTGCCGATCAAGCCGCTACGGATGTGAGCCAGGACCTCTATGCCCAGTATCTCGGTGCTGCGCAGGAGAAACTGGGGACCACCGTCAACCAATCGCTGCTCAACGCGGTGGTCGGGAGCAGTAACGCCAACTGA